Proteins encoded by one window of Flavobacterium sp. N502540:
- the thrS gene encoding threonine--tRNA ligase, translated as MIKITLPDGSIREFASGVTPMEVAKSISEGFARNVISASFNGTTIETETQLTTDGSLTLYTWNDAEGKKAFWHSTSHVMAQALEELYPGIKLTLGPAIANGFYYDVDFEDQKITDADFKKIEDRVLEISRGKHEFKMRPVSKADALEMYKDNVYKTELISNLEDGTITFCDHATFTDLCRGGHIPNTGIIKAMKVMSVAGAYWRGDEKNKQLTRVYGTSFPKQKDLTEYLELLEEAKRRDHRKLGKELELFAFSQKVGQGLPLWLPKGAALRDRLEQFLKRAQKKAGYEQVVTPHIGQKELYVTSGHYAKYGADSFQPIHTPAEGEEFLLKPMNCPHHCEIYNVRPWSYKDLPKRYAEFGTVYRYEQSGELHGLTRVRGFTQDDAHIFCTPEQLDEEFKKVIDLVLYVFGSLGFENFTAQISLRDQENRDKYIGSDENWEKAENAIINAAADKGLNTVVEYGEAAFYGPKLDFMVKDALGRQWQLGTIQVDYNLPERFELTYKGADNELHRPVMIHRAPFGSMERFIAILLEHTAGNFPLWLMPEQAIILSLSEKYEIYAKKVLDLLENHEIRALIDNRNETIGKKIRDAEMQKTPFMLIVGEEEEKNGTVSIRRHGQEGKGNITVAIDEFVAIVNEEIKKTLKVFTV; from the coding sequence ATGATTAAGATTACTTTACCCGACGGGTCAATTAGAGAGTTCGCCTCAGGCGTAACTCCGATGGAGGTTGCGAAAAGCATTAGTGAAGGATTTGCAAGAAATGTGATTTCTGCATCTTTTAATGGTACAACAATTGAAACCGAAACCCAATTGACGACCGACGGTAGTCTTACTTTATATACCTGGAATGATGCAGAAGGAAAAAAGGCTTTTTGGCATTCTACTTCACACGTAATGGCACAAGCCCTCGAAGAATTGTACCCTGGAATCAAACTAACTCTAGGACCTGCAATTGCAAATGGCTTTTATTATGATGTTGATTTTGAAGATCAAAAAATTACTGACGCTGATTTCAAAAAGATTGAAGATCGTGTTCTTGAAATCTCAAGAGGAAAACATGAATTCAAAATGCGTCCGGTTAGCAAAGCCGACGCTTTAGAAATGTATAAAGACAACGTTTACAAAACGGAATTAATTTCAAATCTTGAAGACGGCACTATTACATTTTGCGATCACGCTACTTTTACTGACTTATGCCGTGGCGGACATATTCCGAATACAGGAATTATCAAAGCCATGAAAGTTATGAGTGTAGCCGGGGCTTACTGGAGAGGTGACGAAAAAAACAAGCAGTTAACTCGAGTTTATGGAACTTCTTTCCCTAAGCAAAAAGATTTAACTGAATATCTTGAACTTCTTGAAGAAGCTAAACGTCGTGATCACCGTAAACTTGGTAAAGAACTTGAATTGTTTGCTTTCTCTCAGAAAGTCGGACAAGGTTTACCATTATGGTTACCAAAGGGCGCCGCCCTTAGAGACCGTCTAGAGCAGTTTTTAAAGAGAGCTCAAAAGAAAGCCGGTTACGAACAAGTTGTTACTCCGCATATTGGACAAAAAGAACTTTATGTTACTTCTGGTCACTATGCAAAATATGGCGCTGATAGTTTTCAACCGATACACACTCCTGCTGAAGGTGAAGAATTTTTATTGAAACCAATGAACTGCCCTCACCACTGTGAAATCTACAATGTAAGACCGTGGTCGTATAAAGATTTACCAAAGCGCTACGCAGAATTTGGTACAGTTTACAGATACGAGCAATCTGGTGAATTACACGGGCTAACTCGTGTGAGAGGATTTACTCAGGATGATGCACATATCTTCTGTACTCCGGAACAATTGGACGAAGAATTCAAAAAGGTAATCGATTTAGTACTTTATGTATTTGGTTCCTTAGGTTTTGAAAACTTTACAGCTCAAATTTCATTGAGAGATCAGGAAAACAGAGATAAATACATTGGTTCTGATGAGAACTGGGAAAAAGCTGAAAACGCTATTATCAATGCCGCAGCCGACAAAGGACTGAATACGGTTGTAGAATATGGCGAGGCAGCTTTCTACGGTCCTAAACTTGACTTCATGGTTAAAGATGCTTTAGGCAGACAATGGCAATTAGGAACTATTCAGGTAGATTACAACCTTCCGGAACGCTTTGAATTGACTTATAAAGGTGCCGATAACGAATTACACCGTCCGGTTATGATTCACAGAGCTCCTTTTGGATCAATGGAACGTTTCATCGCAATTTTACTGGAGCACACTGCAGGAAATTTCCCACTTTGGCTAATGCCGGAGCAAGCTATAATCTTGTCTTTGAGCGAGAAATACGAAATATATGCTAAAAAAGTTTTAGATTTGCTAGAAAATCACGAAATTCGCGCCCTAATTGACAACCGAAACGAGACTATCGGTAAGAAAATTAGAGATGCTGAGATGCAAAAAACTCCATTTATGCTGATTGTTGGTGAGGAAGAGGAGAAAAACGGAACGGTTTCTATCCGTCGTCATGGGCAAGAAGGAAAAGGTAATATTACAGTTGCAATCGATGAATTTGTCGCTATTGTAAACGAAGAAATAAAAAAGACATTAAAAGTTTTTACAGTTTAA
- the infC gene encoding translation initiation factor IF-3: protein MNNNIRGVQEVRLVGENIEPGVFKLAEALRLADQFELDLVEISPNAEPPVCKIMDYKKFVYEQKKRDKVLKAKSTQVVVKEIRFGPQTDEHDYEFKRKNAEKFLKEGAKLKAFVFFKGRSIIYKDQGQILLLRLATDLEEHGKVEAMPVLEGKRMIMFIAPKKKK, encoded by the coding sequence ATAAACAATAATATTCGTGGCGTACAAGAAGTAAGATTAGTAGGCGAAAACATCGAACCAGGTGTATTTAAGCTTGCTGAAGCTTTACGATTAGCAGATCAATTTGAACTGGATTTAGTTGAGATCTCGCCAAACGCTGAGCCACCGGTTTGTAAAATCATGGATTACAAGAAATTCGTTTACGAACAAAAGAAACGTGATAAGGTGTTAAAAGCTAAGTCTACGCAAGTTGTCGTAAAAGAAATTCGATTCGGTCCTCAAACGGATGAGCATGATTACGAATTTAAAAGAAAAAATGCAGAGAAGTTCCTTAAAGAAGGTGCTAAACTGAAAGCGTTTGTATTCTTTAAAGGACGTTCTATCATCTATAAAGATCAAGGTCAGATCTTGCTTTTACGTTTGGCAACAGACCTTGAAGAGCATGGTAAAGTTGAAGCAATGCCTGTTTTGGAAGGAAAGAGAATGATTATGTTCATTGCTCCGAAGAAAAAGAAATAA
- the rpmI gene encoding 50S ribosomal protein L35 yields the protein MPKMKTKSSAKKRFKVTGSGKIKRKHAFKSHILTKKSKKRKLALTHSALVHSTDMKSIKQQLRII from the coding sequence ATGCCTAAAATGAAAACAAAATCTAGCGCCAAGAAACGTTTCAAAGTTACTGGTTCTGGAAAGATTAAAAGAAAGCATGCTTTTAAAAGTCACATCTTGACTAAAAAATCTAAAAAACGTAAATTAGCTTTGACACACTCAGCGCTAGTTCACTCTACAGATATGAAAAGCATCAAACAACAATTAAGAATTATCTAA
- the rplT gene encoding 50S ribosomal protein L20, translated as MPRSVNSVAKRARRKKIMKQAKGFFGRRKNVWTVAKNAVEKAMCYAYRDRKQNKRNFRALWIQRINAGARLEGMSYSQFMGKVKANGIELNRKVLADLAMNHPEAFKAILNKVK; from the coding sequence ATGCCAAGATCGGTAAATTCAGTTGCTAAAAGAGCAAGAAGAAAAAAAATAATGAAGCAAGCCAAAGGTTTCTTTGGTAGACGTAAAAACGTTTGGACAGTTGCTAAGAATGCAGTAGAGAAAGCAATGTGCTACGCTTACCGCGATAGAAAACAAAACAAAAGAAATTTCCGTGCTTTATGGATTCAACGTATCAACGCTGGAGCTAGATTAGAAGGAATGTCTTATTCTCAATTCATGGGGAAAGTAAAAGCTAACGGAATCGAATTGAACCGTAAAGTTCTTGCAGATTTAGCGATGAACCACCCTGAAGCTTTCAAAGCAATACTTAATAAAGTAAAATAA
- a CDS encoding Crp/Fnr family transcriptional regulator → MYTALFAHIEKFVTLEASEINLLESALSLSSIKKKDHVLREGQICNTLYFIVKGCMRQYIINSKGTEQTLQFGIESWWITDYLSYHNHVPSHFYIQAVENSEVIALEQSVLESVLIQVPKLERYFRIVSQKSFGAAQMRIKFLFTMSAEERYHHFNNLNPEFVQRVPQYMLASYLDFSPEFMSKIRAGKV, encoded by the coding sequence ATGTACACTGCTCTTTTTGCACACATCGAAAAATTTGTAACTCTGGAAGCTTCTGAGATTAATCTCTTAGAATCTGCTTTAAGTTTATCAAGCATTAAAAAGAAAGATCACGTACTTCGGGAAGGTCAAATATGCAACACTCTATATTTTATCGTTAAAGGATGCATGCGTCAATATATCATTAATTCGAAAGGAACTGAACAAACACTTCAATTTGGAATAGAAAGCTGGTGGATTACAGATTACCTAAGTTACCACAACCACGTTCCTTCTCATTTTTATATTCAGGCTGTAGAGAATTCTGAGGTTATTGCCTTAGAACAATCTGTATTGGAGTCTGTATTGATTCAAGTTCCAAAATTGGAGCGCTACTTTCGCATTGTTTCCCAGAAGTCATTTGGAGCTGCACAAATGCGAATTAAGTTTCTATTCACCATGTCTGCAGAAGAAAGATACCATCATTTCAACAATCTTAATCCTGAGTTTGTTCAGCGTGTTCCTCAATACATGCTTGCCTCCTATCTTGATTTTTCACCAGAATTTATGAGCAAAATCAGGGCCGGTAAAGTTTAA
- a CDS encoding carboxymuconolactone decarboxylase family protein produces the protein MKPRIVIPTAAPQAYQALLNLEKYISTTSLTPVHKELIKIRASQINGCAHCINMHTIDARKHGISEQRIYLLSAWRDTDIYTEEEKAILALTEEVTLISHHVSDETYQNAASLFDDQYLAEIILAIITINSWNRIAITTGLRVS, from the coding sequence ATGAAACCAAGAATCGTTATTCCAACAGCTGCTCCGCAAGCTTACCAAGCATTACTAAATTTAGAAAAATACATTTCTACTACTTCACTTACACCTGTACACAAAGAGCTGATTAAAATTCGTGCTTCACAAATAAATGGATGTGCGCATTGCATTAACATGCATACCATCGATGCGCGAAAACACGGTATATCCGAACAACGTATTTATTTATTAAGTGCCTGGCGTGATACAGATATTTATACGGAAGAAGAAAAAGCAATTTTAGCCCTAACTGAAGAAGTTACTCTAATTAGCCATCACGTTTCTGATGAGACCTACCAAAATGCAGCAAGTTTATTCGATGATCAATATTTAGCAGAAATCATTCTGGCAATTATTACCATTAACTCCTGGAATAGAATTGCTATCACAACAGGATTGCGAGTTTCTTAG
- a CDS encoding tetratricopeptide repeat protein — protein sequence MKHAKNQSQIWRTYVILSINYLNTYDYKNAILYNQKALQLQTKEWQKLAARNNIAVILMEEGKYNKALQIFLSLTTKKEVLNNDEFQGKALDNIGFCYFKIYNSDKALYYFQKSLEIRQRKNRPFDLGKSYLHFAKFYEKSNPALAKKFMLLSYENFTAANSVESRISSLELLIKNTSDQELRKYATKYVNIIDSIFEVRQKVKNQFARIKYDSKREREENLKLKSQKIENELQIERQENRNIMSYIIILVALSLVVTLYFHLTSRANRQKIEATYQSETRISKKLHDELANDVYHTMAFIENKNLSIEKNREHLLKNLRDIYTLTSDISKENCPLVANKDYAVSLNEMISEFNNTETNILTKGLDTILWSEIKKNKKVAVYRTIQELLVNMKKHSSATSVVITFKKTNKNILIIYVDNGKGIDANQILLKNGLNNIENRFFAIDGSIEIDSFPDMGFKVFIKFPI from the coding sequence TTGAAACATGCGAAAAACCAATCGCAAATATGGCGCACTTATGTTATTTTAAGCATCAACTACTTAAATACGTACGATTATAAGAATGCTATACTTTACAACCAAAAAGCCTTACAGTTACAAACAAAAGAGTGGCAAAAACTAGCGGCAAGAAATAACATCGCAGTTATTTTAATGGAAGAAGGAAAATACAATAAGGCTCTCCAGATCTTTCTGTCTTTGACAACAAAGAAAGAAGTTCTTAACAATGATGAGTTTCAAGGGAAAGCGCTAGACAATATTGGATTCTGCTACTTTAAAATATACAATTCAGATAAGGCTCTGTATTATTTCCAAAAAAGTCTTGAAATAAGGCAAAGAAAAAACCGTCCTTTTGATTTAGGCAAAAGCTATCTTCATTTTGCAAAATTCTACGAAAAAAGCAATCCTGCACTAGCAAAAAAGTTCATGTTGTTAAGCTATGAAAATTTCACTGCTGCAAATAGTGTAGAAAGCAGAATATCCTCACTGGAACTGCTGATTAAAAATACTTCTGATCAGGAATTAAGAAAATATGCTACAAAGTATGTAAATATAATAGATAGTATATTTGAAGTAAGACAGAAAGTAAAAAATCAATTTGCAAGAATCAAGTACGATTCAAAAAGAGAGCGAGAAGAGAATTTAAAACTAAAATCTCAAAAAATCGAAAATGAATTACAAATAGAAAGACAGGAGAATAGAAATATTATGTCTTACATCATAATTCTTGTGGCATTAAGTTTAGTAGTAACCCTGTATTTTCATCTCACATCTCGTGCGAATCGACAAAAGATCGAAGCAACTTATCAAAGTGAGACCCGTATTTCAAAGAAACTGCATGATGAACTGGCAAACGATGTTTATCATACTATGGCATTTATCGAAAACAAAAATCTCTCTATAGAGAAAAACAGAGAACATTTATTAAAAAACCTAAGAGATATCTACACGCTAACAAGTGATATTTCAAAGGAAAACTGCCCGCTTGTTGCTAATAAAGACTATGCTGTTTCTTTAAACGAAATGATCTCTGAATTTAATAATACCGAAACAAATATTCTAACTAAAGGTTTAGATACAATTTTATGGAGTGAAATCAAAAAAAATAAAAAAGTAGCAGTATACAGAACTATCCAGGAATTGTTAGTCAATATGAAGAAACATAGTTCCGCAACCTCAGTCGTTATAACTTTCAAAAAAACAAACAAAAACATACTAATTATCTACGTCGATAACGGTAAAGGTATTGATGCAAATCAAATACTTTTGAAAAATGGTTTAAACAATATCGAAAATAGATTTTTTGCTATAGATGGCTCTATTGAAATCGATTCTTTTCCTGACATGGGATTCAAAGTTTTTATTAAATTCCCTATATAA
- a CDS encoding tetratricopeptide repeat-containing sensor histidine kinase, producing the protein MILSIIFCLESCSKKRDTKSKKTDHTWEVKRLTAIADRQYEEDKLDSAFHNYNKIILLADIKNNTVDYADALIAMGYIHHAQGDYINSEAVTTKILPLLAHLKKTRFAWNAYNILGLNYLATKDYDNALFYLKKALALKTNPWRQLETLSNIGLIYIEQHNYKKATDLYLQITTQGYYAAKKKQHTLDAYDYTEYATMIDNLGFCLFKLKNPQALVHFNEALEIRLKVKSYEALPFSFNHLSEYYLSKKTALSNQYANMGYKAACKINSFGTKKKSLKLLIATSTANDLKKYANAYIKLIDSMSVTQKKTKNQFSLIKYNLNQSKEENLQLKIQKAAHELQLEKQKNRSIISYVIILVVTMICILTFMHLRTKNRKEKKYAVLESEIRISKKLSDELTDNMYQILDFSSNANLNHEENKIKLLNDLTTVYSKTRNISKENSSIVTNENYSIALKEMISGFKTPDLHIILNGFDAIIWNELEKSRKIILYRILQELFGNMKKHSQATLVSLTFKNFEKKIVVTYSDNGVGAYNRSIILKNGLQNVENRIKTINGNIIFDSNSKTGFKLSFNFPK; encoded by the coding sequence ATGATCTTAAGTATAATTTTTTGCTTAGAATCCTGCTCAAAAAAAAGAGATACGAAATCTAAAAAAACAGATCATACCTGGGAAGTAAAAAGATTAACAGCTATTGCTGACAGGCAATATGAAGAAGACAAACTCGATAGTGCTTTTCACAACTATAATAAAATCATACTACTCGCTGATATTAAAAACAACACTGTGGATTATGCAGATGCCCTAATCGCGATGGGATATATTCATCATGCGCAAGGTGATTATATCAATAGTGAAGCCGTTACTACAAAAATTTTACCTCTTCTCGCACATTTGAAAAAAACAAGATTTGCCTGGAATGCTTATAATATTCTGGGGTTAAATTATCTTGCTACCAAGGATTATGACAATGCGCTTTTTTATCTAAAAAAAGCTTTAGCCCTAAAAACAAACCCATGGAGACAACTTGAAACTTTAAGCAATATCGGCCTTATTTATATAGAACAACACAATTACAAGAAGGCAACAGACCTCTATCTTCAAATTACAACACAGGGATATTATGCCGCTAAAAAAAAACAGCATACTCTTGATGCTTATGATTATACTGAATATGCAACCATGATAGACAATTTGGGATTCTGTTTATTTAAACTGAAAAACCCTCAGGCCTTAGTCCATTTCAATGAAGCATTGGAAATAAGATTAAAAGTAAAAAGTTATGAAGCATTACCCTTTAGTTTTAATCATCTTTCCGAATATTATTTATCAAAAAAAACAGCCCTATCCAACCAATATGCAAACATGGGGTACAAGGCGGCTTGCAAAATAAACTCTTTCGGAACCAAAAAAAAATCCCTAAAACTTTTAATAGCAACCAGTACCGCAAACGACTTGAAAAAATACGCCAATGCTTACATCAAACTTATCGATAGTATGTCCGTAACTCAAAAAAAAACGAAAAATCAATTTTCCCTAATTAAATACAATCTCAATCAAAGCAAAGAAGAAAATTTACAACTTAAAATTCAAAAAGCGGCACACGAACTGCAACTAGAAAAACAAAAAAACAGATCTATAATTTCATACGTTATCATCCTTGTGGTCACCATGATATGCATACTGACATTTATGCACTTACGCACGAAAAACAGAAAAGAAAAAAAATATGCAGTTCTCGAAAGTGAAATACGAATATCAAAAAAGCTAAGCGACGAATTAACGGATAATATGTATCAAATATTAGATTTCTCATCAAATGCCAATCTCAATCACGAAGAAAATAAAATAAAATTACTGAATGATCTCACCACAGTCTACTCCAAAACAAGAAATATTTCAAAGGAAAATAGCTCGATTGTAACAAATGAGAACTACAGTATCGCTTTAAAGGAGATGATTTCCGGATTTAAAACACCCGATTTACATATTATTCTCAATGGTTTTGATGCAATTATCTGGAATGAACTTGAAAAAAGCAGAAAAATTATACTTTACAGAATCCTTCAGGAGCTCTTCGGAAACATGAAAAAGCACAGTCAGGCAACATTAGTTAGTCTTACTTTTAAAAATTTTGAAAAAAAAATAGTTGTAACTTACAGTGACAACGGGGTCGGAGCCTATAACCGATCAATAATTTTAAAAAATGGACTACAAAATGTGGAAAACCGTATTAAAACCATAAATGGAAATATTATTTTTGACTCCAATTCTAAAACAGGTTTTAAGTTAAGTTTCAATTTCCCCAAATAA
- a CDS encoding response regulator has protein sequence MFKKVLVAEDLDSISIAVIQALEELNVPVIDHVKYCDDGLNKVKKAIMDNEPYDLLITDLSFKKDHRKTILNGGEELIEAVNEVQPKIKKIVFSIEDKSYRIKSLFYDLGISAYVSKGRNSIVELKKAIEGTFRNEEKILSSDLSFSFNEKSLFEIESYDISILKLLSQGYILDNISNEFKATSITPNGTSSIEKRINKLKIYFKANNNVHLIAIAKDFGLI, from the coding sequence ATGTTCAAAAAAGTTTTAGTTGCCGAAGATTTAGACAGTATCAGCATTGCCGTAATTCAAGCACTTGAAGAACTAAACGTTCCCGTAATTGACCATGTCAAATATTGCGACGATGGATTAAATAAAGTAAAAAAAGCTATTATGGATAACGAACCATATGATTTATTAATCACTGATTTGTCATTTAAAAAAGATCATCGCAAAACTATCTTAAATGGTGGCGAAGAGTTAATCGAAGCGGTTAATGAAGTTCAGCCTAAAATAAAAAAGATAGTATTTTCTATAGAAGACAAATCTTATCGCATAAAATCTCTTTTTTATGATTTAGGCATTAGTGCTTATGTTTCTAAAGGGCGTAATAGTATCGTCGAATTAAAAAAAGCGATTGAAGGAACTTTTAGAAATGAAGAAAAAATACTTTCTTCTGATTTGTCTTTTAGTTTCAACGAAAAATCATTGTTTGAAATTGAATCGTACGACATTTCAATCTTAAAACTTCTGTCTCAAGGTTATATTTTAGACAACATATCAAACGAATTTAAAGCGACTTCGATCACTCCAAACGGAACCAGCAGTATCGAAAAACGCATTAATAAACTAAAAATTTATTTTAAGGCAAACAACAATGTGCATTTAATTGCTATTGCAAAAGATTTTGGACTGATTTAA
- a CDS encoding endonuclease/exonuclease/phosphatase family protein encodes MKYLLSLTFFLFTVLTYSQTKILSWNIENLGKSKSESELNFIANTVLAYDIIAIQEVVAGYGGSQAVAKLATILNNKGSKWDYTISNPTSGNSYKTERYAYIWKTSKVKLKGNAWLEKKYHSEIDREPYLGTFEINKKSITLVNFHAITKKKQPETEIKYFKFLPEQYSNLNLVFVGDFNCPQSHSVFTPLKKMGYHSTLQNQKTTLKQQCKETVCLASEFDNIFYHKKSVNYINSGIVSFYKNFNSLQEARKISDHIPIWIEFSLN; translated from the coding sequence ATGAAATACTTATTAAGTCTTACTTTCTTCCTTTTTACTGTTCTTACGTACTCACAAACTAAAATTCTATCCTGGAATATTGAGAACTTAGGAAAATCAAAATCAGAATCAGAACTGAATTTCATTGCAAATACTGTTCTTGCTTATGATATTATCGCCATTCAGGAGGTTGTTGCGGGATATGGCGGTTCGCAGGCTGTTGCTAAACTTGCTACAATTTTAAACAATAAGGGATCAAAATGGGACTACACCATAAGCAATCCAACAAGTGGAAACAGCTATAAAACAGAACGATACGCTTATATATGGAAAACAAGTAAGGTAAAGTTAAAAGGAAACGCCTGGCTGGAAAAAAAATACCATTCAGAAATTGATCGTGAGCCATATCTGGGCACTTTTGAAATCAATAAAAAGAGCATTACTTTAGTCAATTTTCATGCTATCACTAAGAAGAAGCAGCCTGAGACGGAGATCAAATACTTTAAATTTCTGCCTGAACAATATTCCAATTTAAATTTGGTATTTGTTGGTGATTTCAACTGCCCGCAATCTCACTCTGTATTTACTCCATTAAAAAAAATGGGATACCATTCTACTTTACAGAATCAAAAGACTACTTTAAAACAACAATGCAAAGAGACTGTTTGTCTGGCATCAGAATTTGATAATATTTTTTATCACAAAAAGTCAGTAAACTATATAAACTCCGGTATTGTTTCGTTCTATAAAAACTTTAATTCGCTTCAGGAAGCCCGTAAAATATCCGATCATATTCCAATCTGGATTGAATTTTCACTGAACTAG
- a CDS encoding asparagine synthetase B: protein MKKCLVYIFILLLSFTAKASFILLPMDETTQQNHLKAYGITYWCLSRDYKASWLLNYRGGSFLLPDADEIRKECKIRGVSFEILSDAEEASILNDISSPSQNMESVILEKAPKIAVYTPKGKQPWDDAVTLVLTYAEIPFTPIYDEEVLSDQLLLYDWLHLHHEDFTGQYGKFYSAYKNTPWYIEQKKDAEALAAKLGYPKVSQEKGAVAKKIRDFVIGGGFMFAMCSATDSFDIALSADGVDICEAMFDGDASESNYQSKLNYGNSFAFKNFTLERRPEVYEFSDIDMTSKRRIPMEKDYFSLMEFSAKWDPIPSMLCQNHTQLVKGFMGQTTSFDTDLIKSNVLIMGTCELNGESRYIHGEKGKGMFTFFGGHDPEDFQHQVGDPPTVLDLHPNSPGYRLILNNVLFPAARKKKLKT, encoded by the coding sequence ATGAAGAAGTGCTTAGTTTATATTTTCATATTGCTACTTTCATTCACAGCAAAAGCTTCGTTTATCTTACTTCCGATGGACGAAACCACACAGCAGAATCATCTTAAAGCATACGGAATTACCTATTGGTGTTTAAGTAGAGACTATAAAGCAAGTTGGTTGTTAAATTATCGCGGAGGCTCATTTTTACTCCCGGATGCCGATGAAATCCGTAAAGAATGTAAAATTAGAGGAGTAAGTTTTGAAATTCTTTCAGATGCTGAGGAAGCTTCGATATTAAATGATATTTCAAGTCCCTCCCAAAATATGGAATCTGTTATTTTAGAAAAAGCACCTAAAATTGCTGTTTATACACCAAAAGGGAAACAACCTTGGGACGATGCCGTAACTTTAGTTTTAACTTATGCCGAAATTCCTTTTACGCCAATTTACGATGAAGAGGTTTTAAGTGATCAGTTGCTTCTTTACGATTGGCTGCATTTGCATCATGAGGATTTTACCGGACAGTATGGTAAATTTTACTCTGCATATAAAAACACACCCTGGTACATTGAACAAAAAAAAGATGCCGAAGCTCTGGCTGCAAAATTAGGATATCCTAAAGTGTCTCAGGAAAAAGGAGCAGTTGCAAAAAAGATTAGAGATTTTGTAATCGGTGGCGGATTTATGTTTGCCATGTGTTCTGCAACAGATAGTTTTGATATCGCACTTTCGGCAGATGGAGTTGATATTTGTGAAGCCATGTTTGATGGAGATGCCAGTGAATCCAATTATCAGTCAAAATTGAATTACGGAAATTCATTTGCCTTTAAAAATTTTACTTTGGAACGAAGACCGGAAGTATATGAATTCTCAGATATTGACATGACCTCAAAACGTAGAATTCCTATGGAGAAAGATTATTTTTCTTTAATGGAGTTTTCCGCAAAATGGGACCCAATTCCTAGTATGTTGTGCCAAAATCATACACAATTAGTAAAAGGATTTATGGGGCAGACGACCTCATTTGATACCGATTTGATAAAATCAAATGTCCTGATTATGGGGACTTGTGAATTGAATGGAGAATCAAGATACATTCATGGAGAGAAAGGAAAAGGGATGTTTACTTTTTTTGGGGGACATGATCCTGAAGATTTTCAGCATCAGGTTGGAGATCCGCCTACCGTTTTAGATTTACACCCAAACTCTCCGGGTTACCGTCTCATTTTAAATAATGTTTTGTTTCCTGCTGCAAGAAAGAAAAAGCTGAAAACATAA
- a CDS encoding response regulator transcription factor, with amino-acid sequence MSAAIKIALVDDEVLFRKGISFLLQREDNIDIIFEASNGEELLLNLDNSVIKPDIIIMDLKMPILNGVEATKIIRKSFPEIKIIALTSYDTKSFIANMIQVGAVAYLIKNTTPKDLIHTINQVAKKGFYYNESVLQTIQETIISTKTSKGNLETGFLSQREIEILQLICQQKTTSEIADHLYLSPRTVEGHRNNLLLKTESKNIAGLVVYAIQNEIAVLTL; translated from the coding sequence ATGAGTGCCGCTATTAAAATTGCTTTAGTAGATGACGAAGTTTTGTTCCGTAAAGGAATTTCTTTTTTATTGCAAAGAGAAGATAATATCGATATTATTTTTGAAGCATCAAACGGAGAAGAACTTCTGTTAAATTTAGACAACAGCGTGATCAAGCCTGATATTATTATCATGGATTTGAAAATGCCCATTTTAAATGGTGTCGAGGCTACAAAAATTATCCGGAAATCATTTCCCGAAATTAAAATTATTGCGCTAACGAGCTATGATACAAAATCATTTATTGCCAATATGATTCAGGTGGGAGCTGTGGCTTATTTGATAAAAAATACTACTCCAAAAGATTTAATTCATACCATCAATCAAGTAGCAAAAAAAGGTTTTTATTACAATGAAAGCGTACTGCAAACCATTCAGGAGACTATTATCTCCACTAAAACTTCAAAAGGTAATCTGGAAACCGGTTTTCTTTCACAACGGGAAATAGAAATACTTCAGCTTATTTGCCAGCAAAAAACAACTTCAGAAATTGCAGATCATCTTTACTTAAGTCCCAGAACTGTAGAAGGGCACCGCAACAACTTATTGCTTAAAACAGAATCCAAGAATATTGCAGGTCTGGTAGTATATGCGATTCAGAATGAAATCGCTGTTTTAACGCTGTAA